The following nucleotide sequence is from Hippopotamus amphibius kiboko isolate mHipAmp2 chromosome 11, mHipAmp2.hap2, whole genome shotgun sequence.
aacacagaaacacacagggaTAAGGTATATTTTCCAAAAACAATTCAATCTATccaaaaaagaatgtacataatATACCACAATACTCAatttaaagtcattaaaaaaagagtagaaatgcTATTTATAGTACACATACCTTGGTTGTTTTGTAGAGACTTTGTTTTAGCAATTCTACATGGATTTAACTGAAGAACAGATGCAGGTTCACATGCTCCATGGACTgacctgttgtttatttttataggcTCCTGAGAACCAGCACCCTAAAACAGAAAGAATTATTAGCATCTAGGAGAAATCACAAACAACCACTGTAATCAAAATCCTTGAACATTTAACACAAACCTTCATGTCACCAAAAAGATTCTCTGTCTCCAAACTTTCACGTGGACATAGAGGAATTTTAAAGAtaggattttcttcctttatttgtaACAGTGTTTTATTATCTGGAGATTTACTCAAGGACTGGAGGAGGGACGCCTGTAAACGGGGCTCTTCTGGGGAATCTCTGGTTAACTCACAGCTCTGACTCAAGGCCTTCCGGCTTGAGGAAGAGCCCTTTGGAATGGGCTTCAAAGCGTCATAGAGAGTCACTTGCCTAAATCCGATTTTAGAGTTCTCACTTCCTTGGCTTTTCTCTTGACGCTGAATAGCTGAAAATCGATCAGACAGATCCAGAGGTTTATCCATCACATAGTCTCCATTCATGGAAGAATGACTATCcagtggaaaaggaaaagcattttctttatcAAAGGAGGCTTGGGGGCAGCTTACTTCATCTTCACTTTCTTCCtcgattttcttccttttggttcTGCCTCCCAATGATTTCAGGGGTACCACATGTTTATCTGTGACAGTATCTTTCATGTGAGCAATACTATCCTGTTCACTTAGGGGTtcacttgtgtttttatttataagcATCTGCTTATTAGAAGATGATGGGTTAGTGATCTTGTTCACTTCAGCCCCAAGATTAGGATGTGTGAAAAGGGCACCATCTTCAGATTTTGATCTAGGTTTCTCTAATCTAGGATTAGAAGTGTTGCTGAAAGGCACTGTTTTCAGATGTTTTTTATTCCCAGTCTCTAGAAGAGAAGGCGACAAACTTGTATTCAAACCTAAACTACTTTTCACACTAGAGGTAGCTCCAAATACAGGAGATGATACCCGAGTAGTCAATTCTTCTTGAGGAGGAGTCTTTGAATTAGAAtctgaaaatctaaaaaaataaagagtggtaaagcttttttcctattaaagaaatagagtaaaaattaaaagacaagcatAATGAGAAAACTTTTGCTAATACAGAATTATGAAATAGTAAGGTCTTAACCAAAAATTTTGGTTAATGGTCTGTCTCTAATATAAGATATGTTATAGTTGCTGGCTTCTCTTTATTTGGCTGGacagaaagcagagagaaatgaTACAGCAAACATATCTCAATACAATGATATTTCTATCTATGAATATTTTTCCTAAGTAACTTAAATAATTCACTATataagaaaatcatattttaataaatccCACTGGGGACCCAAATTCTTTTGCTGTTACAAAAATCTTATCATGATTAACTCCAAGAAACAAAATTCTTATACTTCAGAATTGAACAAAACTCAAGACCCAGGCTGCCTGTAGCAGAGGAGACAGCTGTGGCAGCAGAAAGAGCATTAGGTTTGAAGATGTGTAATGGCTAAGAGCTCCGACTCTAGTACTTAATAGTTgcgtggtctttttttttttttttataattttatttattatttttttgggggtacaccaagttcaatcatctgtttttatacacatatccctgttttccctccctccctcgcctccccccctaccctccctcgagtcccccctaccctccccgtcccagtcctctaaggcatcatccatcctcgagttgaactccctttgttatacaacaacttcccactggctatctattttacagttggtagtatatatatgtctgtgctactctctcgcttcgtctcagcttccccttcaccccacgccccctcccaaaccttgagttctccagtccattctctgcatctgtgtccttgttcttgtcactgagttcatcagtaccatttttagattccgtatatgtcagttagcatataatatttgtctttctctttctgacttacttcactctgtatgacagactgtaggtctatccacctcattacatatagctccatctcatccctttttatagctgagtaatattccatcgtatatatatgccacatcttctttatccattcatttgttgatgggcatttcggttgcttccatgtcctggctattgtaaatagtgctgcaataaacattatggtacgtttcttttgggattatggttttctttgggtatatgcccagtagtgggattactggatcatatggtattctatttgtagttttttaaggaacctccaaattgttttccatagtggctgtaccaacttacattcccaccaacagtgcaggagggttcccttttctccacaccctctccaagacCCAGGCTGCCTGTAGCAGAGGAGACAGCTGTGGCAGCAGAAAGAGCATTAGGTTTGAAGATGTGTAATGGCTAAGAGCTCTGAGTCTAGTACTTAATAGTTGCGTGGTCTTAAAAAGGCATTTAACCTTTGCGGAGCTGCATTTTTGTTGACTGtgaaaaatgggggtaataaaaCCTACTCTAATGAATTACTATGATGACAAATTAAATGTGATACATGTATCTAATActgaaagtcttttaaaaagcaaaatactaCATAAATATAGGTATTGTTAGTTAATGGACATTCTGAAATTAGTAAAAACAAGATATATCCCGATCTTGGAAACTTATCCGAACTAATGATGGATTTCATACAACATCCAGTTTTTGAAAATACAGACCCAGAAGGGATAACTAGATCTTTAAAGGAGATAAGGCAGGGATCTCTTAAGTACTCCCTGACAGAAGTACAGAAAGAATCTAAAAGTAATATCCATCTCTCTAAACTAACACAAAAAGCCCTTAATTGGTCATAAACtgggggaaatattttttaaataaaaattaatacaaccaGAATAACAAGCTGAGAAGAGAAATAGTTTAAATATATGGAACTCACTGGAATCGAATTTCATTGAGAGTTTGTAAGTTTTTACCAAAGTGCCCCAAATTACCTTAAACTATCTTCACTATTTCTTGTAGATTCCTCAAAAGGTTGTTTTTTGTGATCTCCTTCCAGACAGTGGTAGAGCTCATCATCAAGAGGGCTCCTAGGGCCTCGAGATTccttcaataataaaatataaagtacataaatacaaaagaaaattatttattcttttttttttttgggctgtgccATGTAGCactcaggatcttagttccctgaccagggatcaaacccacgtcccctgcagtgaaagcacggagtcttaaccacaggaccaccagggaagtccccaagattattttttcttaaaaaggaatgaaataatgagaCATGTTATGATGTGGATGAGGCTAAGTGAAAGACAACAGACTCAAAAGCcacatatatgattccatttatatgaattctccagaataggtaaattcataaggacagaaagcagactggtggttgccaattCCAAAAAACAAGATTAGTTAGatgagaggaaggaaacagagatgaTTATTTACACTTTAAGGAGGCAAATTTAAAGGATCCTTTAGAGAGCTGTGCTTCCCAAACTTTAACATGCATACAAATCGACTGAGGATCTTGTGAAAATATAAGTTCTctttcagtaggtctggggttaggtttgagattttctatttctaataaACTTTCAGGGATGCAGATGCTATTGGCCTGTGGATCTCACTTTGAGCAGCAAGTCTTTAGAGATCAATTCCCTTATTAGATTTGGTGTCTACACTACTCTGACTTGCCAGGTTTATGGGCAGGAAGGGATTAAAAACcattaaaacacatttaaagTTTAAAGGGTTAAAAACTACCCACCACCACTTGAAGATAGATTTAAAACTAGAAaggaccaaaaaacaaaaaaacaaaaaccacaaaaaaccaaaactcaaATGCAGTGAAAaaccaatttaatttttaaaaattcgaCAGCAAGAAAATTTTAGAAGAGCATATATACATTTACTGACTAAAGCAAAGGAATATTGTTTTAAAGCTGTACCAAAATGAAACTTTCTTAAGATTGAAGAATTCAAGGTTTCCATTTTTCAGGGATCaattaagaaaaagagtaaatgtaTCTGATGTAAGGAAgcactaaaataatgaaaagaaaatcatgggGTCAATTTCTGACTCAATCCCTAAAGATTTGGTCTAATTGGACTGGCATTTATAAGGAAAAAGATGAATTAAAGCACCTATAGTAGATCCAAGACTTTAGCCTGTCTTCCAAATCAAAGCCCAGTTTAAAGGACATTGAgaacatccctggtggcgcagtggttaagaatctacctgccagtgcaggggacatgggttcgatccctggcccgggaagatctcatgtgccatggagcagctaagcccaagcaccacaattaagaagcctgtgctctagagccctcaagccacaactactgagcccacatgctgcaactattgaagctcatgtgcctagagcctgtgctctgcaacaagggaagccacaatgagaagcccacgcaccacaacaaagagtatccccacTCTCACAACTAGGGAAAGGCCTgtgcgcaacaacgaagacccaatgcagccagtcaatcaatcaataaaaataaaggatgctGAAAAGATCCAATAAATTCTGAAATCAACCTAAAGGTTTAAATCTTAAAGTCTTCTCTTAGTTGGAAGAGGGTAGGCAAGaaaggggggcagggaagagggtTGGCTAAATCCTCTAAGCCATCTAAATTTTGACTCAACCCACAACCTATATCCCAAGGATTCTAAAGACTCTAGATTTCTGCAACTGCCTGGGGTGAATAATACAAATGGGGCTTTCTAGTCACATCAATTTTTGTTCTAGGCCTTTATCCAATACTCTttggataaaataatttttctcttgctCAATTCTCTAAAAAATGACCTCAAAAGACACTAATTAACTCATATTATCACCAAACTAAACGATTACTTACAGATTCATCTTGAACACTAAGTCCAAGTGTTTCAGCAACAACTGTAGCTAAATTATCAGGAGAATAACTGCTTTTTCCATGtgtttctaagttaaaaaaaagaaaacaaacacaagcaATTATACAATTGTAGAACctagatgaatgaaaaaatacaaaaaaggaaaggaaaagcgcAAAGGACCACTTTACAAAATGGCActgaacaattttaaaaattctgtgcaaaaattccaaaatatctaCTATAAATTGTGATGTTACACGTATTTAGCATCTATGCTTGCTAAACTTTTTCTATtaggttttctatttttcctaaaTGAATGCAACAAacagattatttttcttattgccactgaaaaaaataaaaaatatataattaaatggaTTTCTTGTGATATAAGACATAGCATGAATATCAAACCATATTTATATGTACCTTTCATGAAAACACTCGTTCATGAGAGTTTCACTTCATGAAAACTCTCTCACAGTGCAGAGAGATTTTCAGCACTGCATAATTTTCAAGTTTTAGGCTAACACATATTTATACAGAATTCACCtgtgttcaaatattttataaagttttatgtaTACAGAGTTTCAATaagtcaacaagtatttatggagCACATACTATGTTTCAGGCATTGTGCTGgacattatatgaaaaaaaaaaggttcttgtcctcaaggagcttatggGCTGCTATAGTTGAaatagaaaggttaaaaaaaattacaataaaatatgataaacatTAAAGGTACATAAAAGGGGTGATTTAAACACAGAGGAAGGACTCCTAAATCTACCTTGAGAAATCAAGGAATGCTCACCAAGTGATGACTAAGCTGGCTCTTgggagaaaaaggaattaaacTGGGCTAGGGGGCAGAGAGGATTCTAGATATGTGGAAGGTGAGATATATGAAACAAAATCGCACGTTCAGAGAATTACATGTGGTTCAACCACTGGAAATCAAAGCACAAAAGATATAATGGGAGTAGGACATAAGCCCAGACAGGTTGATAAGGGATCAGATTAtgctaaagaatttaaaatttatcctGTAGGCAATGAAGAGATATCCAAGGGTTTTTAATGGAGGATAGATGCAATATTTGGG
It contains:
- the RBBP8 gene encoding DNA endonuclease RBBP8 isoform X2; translated protein: MRKKQQEFENIRQQNLKLITELMNEKNTLQEENKKLSEQLQQKIENDQPHQAADLESEEDVIPDSPITTFSFSGTNRLRRKENLHVRYVEQTHTKLEHSGCAHELRKVPTSSTHPQHKPNESEILVADTCAQSQAPMAKTHGKSSYSPDNLATVVAETLGLSVQDESESRGPRSPLDDELYHCLEGDHKKQPFEESTRNSEDSLRFSDSNSKTPPQEELTTRVSSPVFGATSSVKSSLGLNTSLSPSLLETGNKKHLKTVPFSNTSNPRLEKPRSKSEDGALFTHPNLGAEVNKITNPSSSNKQMLINKNTSEPLSEQDSIAHMKDTVTDKHVVPLKSLGGRTKRKKIEEESEDEVSCPQASFDKENAFPFPLDSHSSMNGDYVMDKPLDLSDRFSAIQRQEKSQGSENSKIGFRQVTLYDALKPIPKGSSSSRKALSQSCELTRDSPEEPRLQASLLQSLSKSPDNKTLLQIKEENPIFKIPLCPRESLETENLFGDMKGAGSQEPIKINNRSVHGACEPASVLQLNPCRIAKTKSLQNNQDVSFENIQWSIDPGVDLSQYKTDITVVDTKDGSQSRLAGGETVDMDCTLVSETVLLKMKNQEQKGEKSPNGERKLNDSLEDMFDRTTHEEYESFLADSFPQVAAGEKELSTTTKKPNSPGDKQDKVKQKAFVEPYFKDDERETSLQNFPHIEVVRKKEERRKLLGHTCKECEIYYAGFPAEEREKKLAACSRHRFRYIPPSTPENFWEVGFPSTQTCMERGYIKEDLDPCPRPKRRQPYNAIFSPKGKEQKT